TCAGGTACTCGTAGGTCTCATCCAGAATGACCAGCGGATTTCGCAGCCAGACCACGCGACCACCTTCCAGACGGAAGTTGTCTTTGTTGAGGCTCAACCAGCCCGCCAGCAGGTGGGGGTCATCCAGCAGAACTTCCATGGGGCGGGTCAGGAGCGTGCCTTTGCGATCCAGGATATTGGAGATATTCTTCAGCTCTGCGGCCTGTGCTTCCGGCTCATCGGCGAACATCTCGCCAATCCTGGCCGCGTAGTGCTTCTTCATCTGCAGGAAAGCCGTAACCGGATCAAGCTTGTTGGCCTCTTCCTTGAGGGTTCCCACCAGGGTCAGGTAGGGCACTACAAAGCGCGTCGTGGGCTTGGAGTTGACGCCATTGGCAATAAACCAGTTCACCAGGCCATAGTGGAACTGCAGGTTCGTCGCCAGGTTGGTGCCGCGCAGTTTGGTCTTGCGCAGGACGCGGGAGAGGTACTGATAGCTCTCCAGGCGATTCTCTCCCTTGGTCAGCAGCAGGGCAATGTTGGAGTCATAGGCACCGGCTACGGTGTAGGTCATGAACACATCGGTGTCGGGGTTATTCAGGCAGATCCCCTGGTCATCGCGCACCTCGCCCTCAATGGGGGGCGACCAGTAGCGGATAATACCACCGGCGTGGGGTGAGAGCGAGGCATCGGTCGCGTTCAGGCGAGCTTCAGCGGAAGCGCCGAAACGTTTGATGCGTTCGGGCTTGGGGACACGTTTCTTATGCCTGGCCAGCAGCGCCATGGCTTCCACCAGCGACTCCACGACAAAGAAGTCGTTGGGGTCGTCAGGGTTCGTGAATTTCAGGCTGTAGCACAGCTCGGTAACCCGGTGTTCCACCTGGATGCGGGTGTTGACCTCCATGAAGTAGTGACGGTCGCGATCCACAATGCACTCAAAGGTGGAGGCGGAGTCGAGGCCAACGGCCTGACCAAAGCGCGCCCCTTCCTCTTCCATGCGTCCGAGGATGGTGAGGTCGTTCTGGAGAGACTTGACCTCTTTTTCGTTACCGGCGGCACGGGCCCTTTCAATGGCGGCCTCCAGCCCCTCCTTGGTAACGGAAACCTCCAGCAGCTTCTGCTCGTGCATCTGCACGGAGCAGTCGCGACCACCCAGGGAGACGCACCACTCGCCGTTGCCCAGCAGCTGAATTTCATTGTGGCGGGTCTGCTCGATATTCAGCTCCACGAGGACGTTCTTATTGTCGCCCACGCCATTGGCTTTTACCTCGTTGAGGACTTCGCGCACCAGACCGGGAGCTTCTGCCGCCGCTTTGGCGATAGCCTCCTCGGTTACCTCTTTGGCCACCAGCAGCGAGGCGCCCAGGATGCGCTGCCCCTTACCGCCACCACCGCCGATGGCTTTGAGGCGCACGCGGCTGCGGGGGTACTTGCGGAACATCTCGGTGACTTCCACCTGCACCTGAGCACACAGCTCATCGATGCTGAAGAGGTCGATGCCCTTGGCATAAGAGGCGAAGAGAATGTGGTTTGCCAGCGACTCCAGCGAAACCTTGCTGTCGCCAAGAATCTTCTCGTCACAGCTGAGGCCTTCGCTCTTTACCAGGGCCAGCAGACTTTCGCGGGTGGGGTGCTTTTTGAGCAGAGTGCGGACGGTGACATCATCAATACCAGGCGTAACGCTGACGTTCACTTCCAGCGCCGTACGCTTGGCTTCGTCCTTTTTCCCGGCGCGGGCCTGGGTGATGGAGTTGGGGCCGATGAAGTTCAGGCCCGCCTTTTCAATGGCCGCGACGAACTCCTCGTCTTCCGCCATGAAGCCGTATCCGGCAAAGATGGAGTCGTAGTTGTTGTCCTTGGCGATCTGGATGATCTGATTGATGCGCTCAACCCGCTCTTCCTTGCTGGCGCCAGTGTAGTCGGGAACGCGGTGCACCCGGCTGGGGTCGGTCAGCTGGCGCAGCTCGGGAGCCAGCGCGTTTGGATAGACGATGGAGTCCTTCTCGGAGAGCAGGATACCGTAGTGGTTGATGCCCATCTCCTCGTAGACATCCATGGCCTCCTTGCGGATGGGGCCGCGGCAGACGATCAGAGGCCGCAGATCCTCACAGGAAAAGGAGCGCACCCACTTGGATGACGATTTGCTCAGGCGACGATCCCGGTGGATCAGTGGATTCTTTTTATAGTAGTCGACTTTTTTTGCCATGAATCTGTATCTCCCTGTTCAGTGTCGTTGCTTGGTAAGAGAAGAGGCCATCAGTGGAATTCGCGCTGCACACACTGCATGGGCGAAGGCTTGTAGTGGCGCAGGAAGAAGTTCAGATTCTCACCCAGCACCTTGCGCAGATCCGTAGGCATGACAATGGAGGAGATTGATCCCAGGGCCAGGCCCTCTTTGGGATTCATGAGCTCCTTCTCATAGCGCTGGTTCAGGAGAGCTTCCTCAGCCCGCAGCCAGTCGTTCACCTCTTTTTCCGCATCGCGCTTGGCCAGCGCGCCGTCCATTCCGGCAGCAATACGCTCCTGGGTGCCCTGCTTGATCTTGCCGGCAACCGCAGCGCGCAGCTTGCGAACCTCATCCTTATAGACAAATTCCTTACCGGCAGGGCCCATAACCGCCAGGCGCGTCGTGGGCAGGGCCAGAACCAGGTCGGCACCGGTGGGATAGTTGTTGTAGGAGGCATAGGCACCGCCGAAGGCATTGCGCAGGATCAGCAGAATACGCGGAGTGCGCAGGTCAACGATGGAGTCCAGCATGGAGCGGCCCGCCTGCACAATACCGCGGGATTCCTGCTCGCGGCCGGGCAGGAAGCCGGTGGTGTCTTCCATGAAGATCACGGGAATATTGTAGATATTGCAGAAGCGGATAAAGCGGGCAATCTTCAGAGCAGCGTCCACGTCGATCTGACCGGAAGCCACCGCACTGTTATTGGCACAGAAGCCCACCACATTGCCACCCAGGCGACCGAAAGCCGTGATCACGCAGCGGGCGCGATCGGGCTGCAGCTCGATAAAGTCGCCAAAGTCGCAGATCTGCTGAATGATGATGGAGACGTCAAAGGGAGTATTGAAACCGGTTGGCGAATTGAACGCCTTTTTCAGCAGGGTATTGATCTCCCAGGTCTTGCGCTCCAGGGGGTCGCTGGTGGGCTGGAAGGGTGCCATCACGCTGTTGTTGTCGGGAATGTAGCTGAGCAGACGCACGGCGCGGCGCAGGGCGGCCACTTCATCGGCAACGGTGATATCCGCGACGCCGGACTGGCCGTGAACCTGAGGCCCACCCAGCTCTTCAGGGGTAATGTCCTCACCCAGAACCGATTTCACAACACCGGGGCCCGTCAGGCCGAAAAAGGTGTCATTGGGTTGGATGACAAAGCTGCCCTGACGGGGCAGGTAGCTGCCGCCACCAGCGTTAAAGCCGAACATGCACATGATACTGGGAACCACACCACTGATCTTGCGCAGGGCGGTGAAGGCTTCAGCATAGCCGTCCAGACCACCCACGCCGGCCGGAACGAAAGCACCGGCACTGTCGTTCATGCCGATCAGGGGAATCCCCTTTTCGCCAGCCATGTAAAACAGGCGGGCCAGCTTGTTGCCATTGGTGGCATCCATGGAACCGGCGCGTACCGTGAAGTCGTGACCGTATACGGCCACATCCCGGCCACCGATATTCAGAATCCCCGTGACCAGGGAAGCGCCATCAAGGTTCTTGCCCCAGTTCTGGTAGAGGATATTGGGCTCCTGATCCGTGAGCACCCGAATGCGCTCCCACACGGTCATGCGCTTTTTGAAATGCTGCTTTTCGATCTGGCCGATGGAAACGGATTTGATGGGACGTTGAATAAGCTCGTAGCCTTCTTTCATGGCCTCTTCATAGGGGCCGGTCTTGGCGCTGGCTACTTCGCCTGGAATGTTGAAGTCGATGACTTCAGGTGGAGCAAAAGGATTTTTTAACGAAGGTCGGACTTTGGTCTTGGACATTGCAGCCATCCTTAATGAGATTGATGATAGGAAACTTCCCCCCACTCAACGGATTGCAAATCAAACCCAGGCGCAGCCGTGGAAACGACCAGCACCCAGAGGAGCAGCAAACCGGAAAAGCACGGGAGCGCACACGCGACATACGCCGCATCGTGCGGTAAGGTGACAAGAAAACGCTGAGCCAGAAACGGAACGACGTTCCCCTCGGAAAGCAACAGCGAATAGCCTGCCCCGCCCAATCAGATCACACCATAAATAGCGCAATCTGCTCGGACATAATGAAACTCATCAGCCAGGCGAAATAGAACTGCTTTTTATTGTTCCTCGACAATAGTTGAAAATGTAAACGTTGTCAATCATTATTTTTACACAGTTACCTGCGGAAATATCGCCCATCGCCAAAACTCAAACTTCGGTAAAAAAAAAGGATATAGAACGGCTCTCGCAAAAATATAACGCCGTTATCAAATGATACAACCGACTGCACCACAACCGGGCCACACGCACAGCCAGAAGCCAGACTCCCCCGGCACCGGAATGCCCCTCGCACCTTCGCCGGATGCTCACCGGTCTGCCTTGCATCCGCGCTCCCAGTGTACTATAGTGGGCGCCTTCAACAGCTCAACGCAAACCGGTGCCACACATTATGCAGTCTCTTTCTTTTCAGCTGAAACACACCTGCGGGCAGGCCCGCGCTGGAACCGTCACCACCAGGCACGGAACCATACACACCCCCATCTTCATGCCCGTCGGCACCCAGGCCACCGTCAAAGCCCTCTCGCCCCGCGAGCTGGATGAGGCCCAGGCCCAGATCATCCTCGGCAACACCTACCACCTGTACCTGCGCCCCGGCCACGAGCTGGTCAAGCGCTTCGGCGGCCTGCACGGATTCATGAACTGGCCCAAGCCCATCCTCACCGACAGCGGCGGCTACCAGGTCTTCAGCCTGGGCAGCCTGCGCAAAATCACCGAAGAGGGCGTGGAATTCCGCAGCCACATCGACGGCAGCAGACACTTCATCAGCCCCGAGAAATCCCTGGAAATACAGCAGGCACTGGGCTCTGACATCATGATGGTCTTCGACGAATGCCCGCCCAGCACCGCCGACCGCGGCTATATCGAGAAGAGCCTGGCCATGACCCTGCGCTGGGCGTCCCGCAGCAGAACAGCCTGGACAAACCGTCAGCAACAGGCGCTTTTTGGCATCATTCAAGGTGGACTTTACCCTGATTTGCGCCTACAATCCCTGTCGGCTTTAGTGGAGATGGACTTTCCCGGCTACGCCATCGGCGGCCTCAGCGTCGGCGAACCACCGGAAAAAATGTACGAGGTGGTGGAGCACATCGCGCCAGCCATGCCCGCTGATCGTCCGCGCTACCTCATGGGCGTGGGAACACCGGTCGATCTGATCCAGTGCATCGATCGCGGCGTGGACATGTTTGACTGTGTCATGCCTACGCGCAATGCCCGCAACGGCACCCTGTTCACCTCGACAGGCAAGGTCAACATCAAGAATGCCCGTTACGCCGAGGATCACGAGCCCCTGGACAGCCAGTGTTCCTGCTATACCTGCCGCAACTTCTCGCGGGGATACCTGCGCCACCTCTACCAGTGCGGCGAAATACTGGGGCTTCGGCTGAACACACTCCACAATATCCACTACTACCTGCAGTTAATGGCAGGCGCGCGCGCCGCCATTGCTGACGGAACCTGGAACCGCTGGAAAAACCAGCAGCTTGACATTTACAAGTGATTTACATACAAATAGTTGCGCTGCGAGCCTAAAAAGAGGGCACTCCCAGCGGAGGCTGCGAGGACAGACGTTTTCCACAGCATTACCAACAAAAACCCCCAGGGTTATCAACAATTTTTGTGAAAAAACACAAGGAGCATTTACTATGGAAGGCTTTTCCGCACTCATTCCCCTCATCCTCATGTTCGCGATTTTCTGGTTCCTGATCATTGCCCCCCAGCGCAAGCAACGCAAAAAGCACCAGGACATGGTGAACAACCTGCAGGTGGGCGATGAAATCGTCACCCTGGGTGGATTCTACGGCCATGTCACCCGCGTTGAACCCGAAGTGATCTTTGTCAAGCTGGGACAGAACATGGAAGCCAAGCTGCGCCGCATGAACGTGGCGGAAGTGGTGCGCAAAGCCCAGCGTACCGCTGAGTAAGAGCGCGGAGTATGGATGGCAAGCTTATAGCCAAACTCCTGCTCATCGCTGCCGTTATCGGCTTCTGCATTCACCTGGCCACCCCGCTGAACGAAAAGATCGCCCTTGGCCTCGATCTGCAGGGCGGCATGCACCTGGCCCTTGACGTCGACACCGAGCAGGCCGTCGAGCGCAAACTGGACGCCATGACCAACGCCCTGCGCCTGGAAGCACAGCAGCAGCACCTGGTCATCGGCACCATCCAGCGCCGTGGCATGCAGATTCTGATACCCGTGCCCTACGCGGAGGAAAAGGCCGAATTCAAACGCCTGATGCAACGCCGCTATGGTCAGCTTGAACTCCAGGACGAGCAGCCGGAGCTGCTCGTCTATGGGTACACCACCTACGATATCGAAGAGATCAAGGAGCTGGCCGTAGGCCAGGCCCTTGAGACCATTCGCAACCGTATCGACCAGTTCGGCGTCAGTGAACCCACCGTGCAGAAGCAGGGCGACCGGCGCATCATCATTGAACTGCCCGGCGTTGAAGACGTGGATCGCGCGGTGGAGCTCATCGGCCGCACCGCCATGCTGGAGTTCCGCCTGGTAAACGAGAACGTCTCGACCCGGGACGCCCTGGACGGCTTCCTGCCCGAGAACTCCGAGGTTCTCTACCAGCGCCACATGGACCCCCAGACCAACACCGAAGTGGACCGCACCCCCTTTGTCCTCTACCGCGACGTCATCTTCACCGGTGACCGCCTGCTGGACGCGCGGGTGCGCTTTGACCCCCAGTTCAATACGCCCTACGTCTCCATCACCCTGGATGGCGAAGGAGCACGCCTGTTCGCCGATGTCACCGGCAGGAACGTGGGCAGACGTCTGGCCATCGTGCTAGACGGCCATGTGCACTCCGCCCCGGTCATCAACGAGCGCATTCCTTCGGGACAGGCCTCCATCAGCGGCCAGTTCACCATGGAACAGGCCACGGATCTCAGCATTGTGCTGCGCTCAGGCAGCCTGCCCGCCCCCGTTGACATCGTGGAGAACCGCACCGTGGGGCCAACCCTGGGGCAGGACTCCATCGACAAGGGCATTCTCTCTGTCACCATTGGCATGGCCCTCGTTCTGCTGTTCATGGTGGCCTACTACCGACTCTCCGGCCTGCTGGCCAACATGGCTCTGCTGATGAATCTGATTATCCTGATGGGTCTGCTGGCCTATTTCGGCGCCACTCTCACCCTGCCGGGCATAGCGGGTATTATTCTGACCATCGGTATCGCCGTGGATGCCAACGTGCTGATCTTTGAACGCATCCGGGAGGAATTGCGTCGGGGAGCTTCACCGCGCCTGGCCATTGAAGAGGGTTACGCCAAAGCGTTCAGCACCATTCTTGACGCCAATATCACCACCCTGATTGTGGCAGTGATTCTCTTCCAATTTGGGACTGGACCTATCAAGGGCTTTGCAGTAACCCTGAGCATTGGCATCCTGGCCAGCATGTTCACCGCCATTCTGTGTACGCGGGCCATTTACGAACTGATACTTGTCTATAAACCCATCCGTAAACTCAGTATATAGGGGAGGAACCATGCGACTTCGTTTCTATTACATCCCCTTTATGCGGCTGCGCACCTACGCCGTCGCGGTGTCAGCCATTCTCGTCGCCATTGCACTTATCTCCATGGGAACGCGTGGCCTGAACTTCGGTATCGACTTCACCGGCGGTGCCCTGGTGCAGCTGGAGTTCCAGCAGCCACCAGTCATAGAGGAGATTCGCAGTCATCTTTCTGCCGTAGGGTTGGGGGACAGTACGATTCAGCACTTTGGCTCCGACCGCGAAATCCTGGTACGCGCTCCCATCATCAGCGACGAAAGCGCAGCAGCCATGGAGCTCATTTCCCTGATTCGCGAGACCCTCAGCGCCCAGTACGGTGATCAGATGGATGTACTGCGCATCGAGACCGTCGGCCCCCGGGTGGGAGGTGAACTGCGTGAGCAGGGAACCTACGCCATCCTCTACGCCCTATTAGCCATCGTTGCCTATATCTGGTGGCGCTACGAGCTGAATTTCGGCGTGGCAGCGGTTATCGCCCTGGTGCACGATGTCGTCATCACCCTCGGAATCTTCAGCCTGGCGGGTGTAACCTTCTCATTGCCGGTACTGGCTGCCATACTGACCGTCATTGGCTACTCTCTTAACGACACGATTGTGGTCTTTGACCGCATCCGGGAAAACCTCTATATCCCGGAAGGAAAAGAAAAGCCGAGCATTATCTCCATTATCAACACCTCCATCACCGAAACCCTCTCCCGTACCATACTCACCAGTGGTACGACCCTGATTGTTGTCGCAGTTCTCTACTTCTTCGGCGGGGAAGTGATCAATGGCTTTGCCTTTACCCTGCTGGTGGGCATTATTGTGGGGACCTATTCCTCCATCTTCGTGGCTTCCCTCCTGCTGGTCTATTGGCGGCCCAGGTATATTGAGCCACACTTGAAGAAGCTGCAGGAAAAGCCTGAAGAGGTTGTATGAGTTTTGACCCCGCCCTGATACCCTTGTTTCTGGCCCTCGGCGCCATCACAGGCTTTCTGGCGGCCCTGCTGGGCATCGGCGGCGGGATTATCTATGTTCCGGTTCTGACCTTCATGCTGCCCTGGCTGACGGGCAATGGCGATGACTTCATCCGGGTCGCCATTGCCACCAGCCTGCTGGTGGTTCTCCTCAGCTCCATCTCCAGCAGCCTGGCCAATCTGCGCGCCCACAACGTCCACCTGCCCCTGCTCAGGCGCGCCCTGGTCAGTGGGCTGATCGGCGCCTTTATCGGCTCCCAGTTCGGCACCCTGCTGCCCGCAGCTCTCCTGAAGATCTCCTTTGCCCTGCTGCTGTTCTACGTGGGCTACCGCCTGATGGCATCGGCGGGCAAGCCGGAGTATGTGGACGGTGAAGATATCCTGGACTGGCGACGCGTCTTCCCCATCTCCGCCTTTACCGGGCTGATCACCTCCACCTTCGGCGTGGGCGGCGGATTTTTCAGTGTGCCGGCCTTCAACCAGTGGTGCCACATCTCCTTGCGCAAGTGCGTGGGCACCTCCAGCACCATGATTTTTTTCAACTCCCTGATGGGAGTTTTCGGCTACCTGCTGGGGCAAAGTATCACTGGACTTCCGCTGATTCGTTATGATATTGCAATCGTGATTGCCATTGGAGCCATGGCAGCCGCTCCACTGGGCATTCACCTCCTGGGAAAGGTCAATCTCAGCCTCTTCCGCAGGTTCTTCGCACTGCTGGTATTTGCCTCTGCCATCAACCTCCTGGTACATTGACACGCAAACATTCCCAAAGGAGTTCCCATGACCACAGCCAAGGATATCATGAGCACCAGCCCCATCTGCGTTGCCCCCGACCACTCCATCAAGGATACCGCCCGCCTCTTTCTGGAAAAGGACATTTCCGGCGCGCCGGTTCTGGATGCCAGCGGCAAGCTGGTGGGCATCATCACCAAAAAGGATATCATCGACACCATCAAGGAGCTGAAACTGCCCCGCATGATCAACCTCTTTGACGCCATCATCTACCTGGAAAACACCGAAGAGTACAACCACGAGCTGGGCAAGATCTCTGCCGTGCAGGTGGCCGAAGCCATGACCCGCAAAGTGGTCACCGTCGATCCCCAGACGGATATCGCCAAAGTGGCCGGCATTCTTTCGGAAAGCCACGTTCACATGGTTCCCGTTGTGGATGAGGGCAACCGCGTCCAGGGAATCGTCAGCACTACCGATATAATGAGAGCAATTGCCTATGACAACGGAAATAAAGGTGACAACCAGTAGCGAGGATGATACCTTTTCCCTGGGCGAAACAATCGCTTCGAGGATTCCAGGCCCGATCATCATCGGCCTGAAAGGACAGCTCGGCGCGGGCAAAACCACCCTGGTCAAGGGCATTGCCCGCGGGCTCGGCATAGACCCCGATACGGTGACCTCACCCACCTACTCCATCGCCCAGCACTATGAAGCTTCGCCCCACTCGCTGTGTCACTGCGACCTCTACCGCCTCCACAGCGAAGACGACTTTTACCACAGCGGTATAGACGAAATGCTTGAAGATGCCATCGCCGTTGTCGAATGGCCGGAAATGCTGCCAGCAGCCATAACCACAT
This portion of the Desulfurispirillum indicum S5 genome encodes:
- a CDS encoding CBS domain-containing protein → MTTAKDIMSTSPICVAPDHSIKDTARLFLEKDISGAPVLDASGKLVGIITKKDIIDTIKELKLPRMINLFDAIIYLENTEEYNHELGKISAVQVAEAMTRKVVTVDPQTDIAKVAGILSESHVHMVPVVDEGNRVQGIVSTTDIMRAIAYDNGNKGDNQ
- the secD gene encoding protein translocase subunit SecD, with product MDGKLIAKLLLIAAVIGFCIHLATPLNEKIALGLDLQGGMHLALDVDTEQAVERKLDAMTNALRLEAQQQHLVIGTIQRRGMQILIPVPYAEEKAEFKRLMQRRYGQLELQDEQPELLVYGYTTYDIEEIKELAVGQALETIRNRIDQFGVSEPTVQKQGDRRIIIELPGVEDVDRAVELIGRTAMLEFRLVNENVSTRDALDGFLPENSEVLYQRHMDPQTNTEVDRTPFVLYRDVIFTGDRLLDARVRFDPQFNTPYVSITLDGEGARLFADVTGRNVGRRLAIVLDGHVHSAPVINERIPSGQASISGQFTMEQATDLSIVLRSGSLPAPVDIVENRTVGPTLGQDSIDKGILSVTIGMALVLLFMVAYYRLSGLLANMALLMNLIILMGLLAYFGATLTLPGIAGIILTIGIAVDANVLIFERIREELRRGASPRLAIEEGYAKAFSTILDANITTLIVAVILFQFGTGPIKGFAVTLSIGILASMFTAILCTRAIYELILVYKPIRKLSI
- the yajC gene encoding preprotein translocase subunit YajC — protein: MEGFSALIPLILMFAIFWFLIIAPQRKQRKKHQDMVNNLQVGDEIVTLGGFYGHVTRVEPEVIFVKLGQNMEAKLRRMNVAEVVRKAQRTAE
- the tsaE gene encoding tRNA (adenosine(37)-N6)-threonylcarbamoyltransferase complex ATPase subunit type 1 TsaE; this translates as MTTSSEDDTFSLGETIASRIPGPIIIGLKGQLGAGKTTLVKGIARGLGIDPDTVTSPTYSIAQHYEASPHSLCHCDLYRLHSEDDFYHSGIDEMLEDAIAVVEWPEMLPAAITTSSAYGEITLSAISEHERLVSLRLPFWAEGQELPAGE
- a CDS encoding sulfite exporter TauE/SafE family protein; the protein is MSFDPALIPLFLALGAITGFLAALLGIGGGIIYVPVLTFMLPWLTGNGDDFIRVAIATSLLVVLLSSISSSLANLRAHNVHLPLLRRALVSGLIGAFIGSQFGTLLPAALLKISFALLLFYVGYRLMASAGKPEYVDGEDILDWRRVFPISAFTGLITSTFGVGGGFFSVPAFNQWCHISLRKCVGTSSTMIFFNSLMGVFGYLLGQSITGLPLIRYDIAIVIAIGAMAAAPLGIHLLGKVNLSLFRRFFALLVFASAINLLVH
- a CDS encoding biotin/lipoyl-containing protein, with protein sequence MAKKVDYYKKNPLIHRDRRLSKSSSKWVRSFSCEDLRPLIVCRGPIRKEAMDVYEEMGINHYGILLSEKDSIVYPNALAPELRQLTDPSRVHRVPDYTGASKEERVERINQIIQIAKDNNYDSIFAGYGFMAEDEEFVAAIEKAGLNFIGPNSITQARAGKKDEAKRTALEVNVSVTPGIDDVTVRTLLKKHPTRESLLALVKSEGLSCDEKILGDSKVSLESLANHILFASYAKGIDLFSIDELCAQVQVEVTEMFRKYPRSRVRLKAIGGGGGKGQRILGASLLVAKEVTEEAIAKAAAEAPGLVREVLNEVKANGVGDNKNVLVELNIEQTRHNEIQLLGNGEWCVSLGGRDCSVQMHEQKLLEVSVTKEGLEAAIERARAAGNEKEVKSLQNDLTILGRMEEEGARFGQAVGLDSASTFECIVDRDRHYFMEVNTRIQVEHRVTELCYSLKFTNPDDPNDFFVVESLVEAMALLARHKKRVPKPERIKRFGASAEARLNATDASLSPHAGGIIRYWSPPIEGEVRDDQGICLNNPDTDVFMTYTVAGAYDSNIALLLTKGENRLESYQYLSRVLRKTKLRGTNLATNLQFHYGLVNWFIANGVNSKPTTRFVVPYLTLVGTLKEEANKLDPVTAFLQMKKHYAARIGEMFADEPEAQAAELKNISNILDRKGTLLTRPMEVLLDDPHLLAGWLSLNKDNFRLEGGRVVWLRNPLVILDETYEYLNMSYDPKAPAAEIIWDHDNKVLQDALAFYSELRKRLKLGKEDFFKINELLQSEKAPKGFDDSTWQQVRSAHFGYEAGVEILGTLFLIGDRTKFYDFCVDEDMDIIIPEHLNDPDLQARMKKILVPPPATKADEIVSPCGGMYYAQEAPGMPQFIKEGDHFEKGQPLFIIEVMKMFNKITAPFSGTVDKILIEGGEGVIVTKGQPLFKITPDEKFVEVDPKELEKQRRECTIEYLKAVLS
- the tgt gene encoding tRNA guanosine(34) transglycosylase Tgt — protein: MQSLSFQLKHTCGQARAGTVTTRHGTIHTPIFMPVGTQATVKALSPRELDEAQAQIILGNTYHLYLRPGHELVKRFGGLHGFMNWPKPILTDSGGYQVFSLGSLRKITEEGVEFRSHIDGSRHFISPEKSLEIQQALGSDIMMVFDECPPSTADRGYIEKSLAMTLRWASRSRTAWTNRQQQALFGIIQGGLYPDLRLQSLSALVEMDFPGYAIGGLSVGEPPEKMYEVVEHIAPAMPADRPRYLMGVGTPVDLIQCIDRGVDMFDCVMPTRNARNGTLFTSTGKVNIKNARYAEDHEPLDSQCSCYTCRNFSRGYLRHLYQCGEILGLRLNTLHNIHYYLQLMAGARAAIADGTWNRWKNQQLDIYK
- the secF gene encoding protein translocase subunit SecF; protein product: MRLRFYYIPFMRLRTYAVAVSAILVAIALISMGTRGLNFGIDFTGGALVQLEFQQPPVIEEIRSHLSAVGLGDSTIQHFGSDREILVRAPIISDESAAAMELISLIRETLSAQYGDQMDVLRIETVGPRVGGELREQGTYAILYALLAIVAYIWWRYELNFGVAAVIALVHDVVITLGIFSLAGVTFSLPVLAAILTVIGYSLNDTIVVFDRIRENLYIPEGKEKPSIISIINTSITETLSRTILTSGTTLIVVAVLYFFGGEVINGFAFTLLVGIIVGTYSSIFVASLLLVYWRPRYIEPHLKKLQEKPEEVV
- a CDS encoding acyl-CoA carboxylase subunit beta, encoding MSKTKVRPSLKNPFAPPEVIDFNIPGEVASAKTGPYEEAMKEGYELIQRPIKSVSIGQIEKQHFKKRMTVWERIRVLTDQEPNILYQNWGKNLDGASLVTGILNIGGRDVAVYGHDFTVRAGSMDATNGNKLARLFYMAGEKGIPLIGMNDSAGAFVPAGVGGLDGYAEAFTALRKISGVVPSIMCMFGFNAGGGSYLPRQGSFVIQPNDTFFGLTGPGVVKSVLGEDITPEELGGPQVHGQSGVADITVADEVAALRRAVRLLSYIPDNNSVMAPFQPTSDPLERKTWEINTLLKKAFNSPTGFNTPFDVSIIIQQICDFGDFIELQPDRARCVITAFGRLGGNVVGFCANNSAVASGQIDVDAALKIARFIRFCNIYNIPVIFMEDTTGFLPGREQESRGIVQAGRSMLDSIVDLRTPRILLILRNAFGGAYASYNNYPTGADLVLALPTTRLAVMGPAGKEFVYKDEVRKLRAAVAGKIKQGTQERIAAGMDGALAKRDAEKEVNDWLRAEEALLNQRYEKELMNPKEGLALGSISSIVMPTDLRKVLGENLNFFLRHYKPSPMQCVQREFH